In Alkalihalobacterium alkalinitrilicum, a genomic segment contains:
- a CDS encoding L,D-transpeptidase family protein has protein sequence MGYAIEKSVEENNLSPQKSTKWFKSWKFIIAIISVIAIIFAAMSYYQMTHFNSNITINNIEVSGLTADQALKKLQTSAFKNEIYIGELLILEGKETQMEFTENDLPEIKKLLNSQWTFFPSSEAKSYYLTLSNQDPYRSQVLKTELEQELNFINKDLIAPIDAQATLENGEIIVSESAEGEQYDVKSLLEEYDQHEYTSEIYLETIFLQPIKEDSETVQKQVEKLQDFLGHTVEYKVQDQVYSLTASELIINASLSEDMNIMINSDSIHEKIVEINNAQSTLGKDFTFKTHSGSVISVKGQGYGWALNVEKESKMIKDAFQKGQESVSASNTYGNGWSGEGYGYETISNYGIGDTYAEVSIAEQRMWIYRDGELVVSTDVVTGNRSTQQDTLPGVWYILFKRTPYTLTGSNYSVDVDYWAPFTNSGQGFHDADWRTNWSKNAYHNAGSNGCVNVPPGVMKKVYDNLSVYDPVIIY, from the coding sequence ATGGGGTATGCCATAGAAAAATCAGTTGAAGAGAATAATCTTTCACCACAAAAATCAACTAAATGGTTTAAAAGTTGGAAGTTTATAATTGCAATCATCAGTGTTATTGCAATTATATTTGCTGCAATGAGCTATTATCAGATGACCCACTTTAATTCAAATATCACTATTAATAACATAGAAGTTAGTGGGCTAACAGCTGACCAAGCTCTAAAAAAATTGCAAACATCTGCTTTTAAAAATGAAATTTATATTGGAGAACTACTCATTTTAGAAGGAAAAGAAACGCAGATGGAATTTACAGAAAATGATCTGCCCGAGATAAAAAAACTATTAAATAGTCAGTGGACATTTTTTCCTTCTTCCGAGGCAAAATCGTATTATTTAACACTAAGCAACCAAGACCCCTATCGTAGCCAAGTACTAAAAACGGAGTTGGAACAAGAACTAAACTTTATAAATAAGGATTTGATTGCACCTATAGACGCCCAGGCAACTTTAGAAAATGGCGAAATTATCGTTTCTGAAAGCGCTGAAGGTGAGCAATATGATGTTAAAAGTCTATTAGAGGAATACGACCAACATGAATACACTAGTGAAATTTATCTAGAGACAATTTTTCTACAACCCATTAAGGAAGATAGTGAGACTGTACAAAAACAGGTGGAAAAACTGCAAGATTTCCTTGGGCATACTGTTGAGTATAAGGTACAAGATCAAGTCTATTCATTAACGGCTAGCGAACTTATTATAAATGCTTCCTTATCAGAAGATATGAATATTATGATCAACTCAGATAGTATTCATGAGAAGATAGTTGAGATTAATAACGCTCAATCGACATTAGGCAAAGACTTCACCTTTAAGACTCATTCAGGTTCAGTTATATCGGTTAAAGGACAAGGTTATGGCTGGGCCCTTAATGTAGAAAAAGAGTCAAAAATGATAAAAGATGCTTTTCAGAAAGGTCAGGAATCGGTTTCTGCTTCTAATACTTACGGAAATGGCTGGAGTGGCGAAGGTTATGGCTATGAAACAATTTCAAACTACGGCATAGGTGATACTTATGCTGAAGTGTCGATTGCAGAACAGCGTATGTGGATTTACAGAGATGGGGAATTAGTCGTATCTACCGATGTGGTTACTGGTAACCGTAGTACACAACAGGATACATTACCAGGGGTTTGGTATATCCTCTTTAAACGGACACCATACACACTCACTGGTAGTAATTACTCCGTTGACGTTGATTATTGGGCACCATTTACAAACAGCGGCCAAGGTTTCCACGATGCTGATTGGCGAACTAACTGGTCAAAAAATGCCTACCATAATGCAGGATCAAATGGCTGTGTCAACGTACCTCCTGGTGTCATGAAAAAGGTATATGATAATTTAAGTGTCTACGATCCCGTTATTATCTATTAA
- a CDS encoding M14 family zinc carboxypeptidase, with amino-acid sequence MKKAFILLLSTCMLLSIFSSSVFAKQNHPSTEGNTNISSIVTYDDMIKELKALEKRSKGELEVFTLDDLGYEYSKSEQGRDLYVAKIGNGPEKVWIQSRIHGDEPYGTEASLQLLQMYISNQSTQYRKVLDELTLYIIPMYNPDGSEMNIRQTVLMDQETSEPLLNDRGNQIRIDLNRDWAEGAFAAVESKAWYSYWTDIQPDYGIDIHHQGLKTDSETGEAITMSLGISLAPGGPTLPNIKDGQYEDITRQMQVYVFDALKDYGFINIDRYTTGNNRTGFTEIDIHGGVVSAMMLGLNYDGLNEAEHSHPAIFFETSGNTRDGNLGQRARGHNIRQNALGIQELLYGLASEEVFGVDPERWDEIPRPDITGYNTDHSGFVPVAY; translated from the coding sequence TTGAAAAAAGCATTTATTTTATTATTGAGTACCTGTATGTTGCTTTCTATTTTTTCTTCTTCTGTATTTGCTAAACAAAATCATCCGTCAACCGAAGGAAATACAAACATTTCAAGCATTGTTACATACGATGACATGATTAAAGAGTTAAAAGCCCTTGAAAAAAGAAGTAAAGGTGAATTAGAAGTATTTACTCTAGATGATTTAGGTTATGAATATAGTAAGAGTGAACAAGGCCGCGACTTGTATGTTGCTAAAATTGGAAATGGACCTGAAAAAGTATGGATCCAAAGCCGAATTCATGGTGATGAGCCTTACGGAACGGAAGCGTCTCTACAACTACTTCAAATGTATATTAGCAATCAGTCAACGCAATACCGTAAAGTGTTAGATGAACTAACCTTGTATATTATTCCCATGTATAATCCTGATGGCAGTGAAATGAATATCCGCCAAACGGTATTAATGGACCAAGAAACAAGTGAACCATTATTAAATGATAGAGGAAATCAAATTAGAATAGACTTGAACCGTGACTGGGCGGAAGGTGCCTTTGCAGCAGTTGAATCTAAAGCTTGGTACAGCTATTGGACAGACATTCAACCCGACTATGGTATTGACATTCACCATCAAGGTTTAAAAACAGATTCTGAGACAGGTGAAGCTATTACGATGTCACTTGGAATTTCATTAGCTCCTGGTGGACCAACACTTCCTAATATTAAGGACGGCCAATACGAAGATATTACGCGCCAAATGCAAGTGTATGTTTTTGATGCTTTAAAAGATTATGGTTTTATTAATATCGATCGATACACGACTGGAAATAATCGTACAGGCTTTACTGAAATTGATATTCACGGTGGTGTAGTTTCAGCCATGATGTTGGGCCTTAATTATGACGGATTGAACGAAGCAGAGCATAGCCATCCTGCTATTTTCTTTGAAACATCTGGGAATACACGAGACGGGAATTTAGGGCAACGTGCTCGCGGTCATAATATTCGTCAAAATGCATTAGGAATTCAAGAATTACTCTATGGATTAGCCTCTGAGGAAGTGTTCGGTGTCGACCCCGAGAGATGGGATGAGATCCCGAGACCAGATATTACTGGTTACAATACTGATCATTCTGGATTTGTACCTGTTGCATATTAA
- a CDS encoding phospholipase: MQHNTNRGFRFCIFPGYNWCGPGCSGPGAPINRVDAACRDHDLCYKLHHNRCECDQAFLHRLRPLMNPYTQEGRHSRLLYNYMKLQTLFTCGF, translated from the coding sequence GTGCAGCATAATACAAATAGAGGTTTCCGGTTTTGTATTTTCCCTGGCTATAATTGGTGCGGGCCTGGCTGCAGCGGGCCTGGTGCTCCTATTAATCGAGTAGATGCAGCGTGTAGAGACCATGATCTTTGCTACAAATTGCATCATAATCGCTGTGAATGTGACCAAGCGTTTCTCCATCGTCTCCGCCCCTTAATGAATCCCTACACACAAGAAGGAAGACACTCCCGTCTGCTCTATAACTATATGAAACTTCAAACTCTGTTTACTTGCGGCTTTTAA